From Inquilinus sp. Marseille-Q2685:
GGTGAAGCCGAGGTCCCAGCGCACCAGCCCCTGGTTGCCGACGACGCGCAGGATGCCGTTGTGGTCGGACGAGCCGCGCAGGCCGCGATGCAGCGTGCCGCCATAGGTGCCGACCCTGGTCAGCGGCTGCACCACCAGCGGGTTGGCCGGCAGCCGTTCGGCCAGGGGCGGCAGCTTGCCGTCCTTCACCAGCTGCGCCAGGCCGGGCGCTTCTCCCTTGGCGGCCTGGGCATGGGCGAGCCGGACCGCGAGCGGCATCGCCGCCACCCCGGCGAGCCCTTTCAGAACCATGCGTCGGGCGAACACGTGCGGCGAGGCGCTGAGCTTGTCGTCCATCCTGGGACCCTCCCCTGTGTGCTGGATCCGGCTTCGCCATGCGTGCCGGCCCGCTTCCCTTGCCGTCCCGGTCATATTACAAATATTGACAAATCACAACCGCAATGGCCTTGTTCCGGACGTTTTCTGTCGCCCGGAATTGCTGCAGCGCAAACAGCGCAAAGAACAGCAAGCCCGGACGGCAACGGATGAATTCGGCAGGAGGCCAGGCAGGTCGCGCCCGTGATCAATCTTGACAACTTGCCGGCAGGAGGATGGCGGGCATGAGTGGCACGGACGGCGATGCCGGCCTGATGCCGCGGGCCGGCGGACCGCCGGCCCGGCTGAGCGAGGTGGTCTATGACGGCATCGTGTCGCTGATCGCCCATGGCGACTTCGCCGTGAACAGCCGGCTGCCGTCGGAATCGGAGCTTTCGGCGCGGTTCGGCGCCTCGCGGCCGGTGGTGCGCGAGGCGCTGGGCCGGCTGCGGCAGGACGGGCTGGTCGTCTCGCGCCAGGGCTCCGGGTCCTATGTCCGGCGGCGGCCGGACCTCGCGGTGCTGCAATTCGCCCAGATGCGATCGCTGGCCGATGTGCAGCGCTGCTTCGAGTTCCGCGCCGGGCTCGAGGGCGTGGCCGCGGCCCTCGCCGCCGAGCGCTGGGAGGCGGAGGATCTCCGCGAGATCGAGGACGCGCTCGAGGCCCTGGAAGCGTGCCTCGGCAATGGCCAACTCGGCGCCGACGAGGATCGGCGCTTCCACGAGGCTGTCGCCCGGGCGACGCGCAACCCCTATCACATCGCCGTGCAGTCCTCGCTGGCCTCGCATATCGCCGTCGGCATGAACATCACCCGCCATCTCAGCCGGATGCGGACGCCGGAGCGGATCCGGGCGGTGCAGGACGAGCATGTCGCGATCGTCGAGGCGATCCGCCGCCGCGACGCCGGCGCCGCGGCCGAAGCCATGCGCCGGCACATCCTGAATGCCCGGCAGCGGATGTTCGAAGGAGTCTGAATTGACCTCAACCGTTCCGCCCGGTGGCAGCGCCGAGCCCGCGGCCTCCGCCAAGTCGATCGTGCTGACCGGCGGCGCCGGCAATGTCGGCCGGGTGCTGCGCCGCGCGCTGGTCGGCCGCATCGGCGCGGTGCGCATCCTCGACATCGCCGATCCCGGCCCGCTGGCGGAGCATGAGAGCTGGACCTCGGTCGACATCACCGACCTGGCGGCGCTGACCGCGGCG
This genomic window contains:
- a CDS encoding FadR/GntR family transcriptional regulator — protein: MSGTDGDAGLMPRAGGPPARLSEVVYDGIVSLIAHGDFAVNSRLPSESELSARFGASRPVVREALGRLRQDGLVVSRQGSGSYVRRRPDLAVLQFAQMRSLADVQRCFEFRAGLEGVAAALAAERWEAEDLREIEDALEALEACLGNGQLGADEDRRFHEAVARATRNPYHIAVQSSLASHIAVGMNITRHLSRMRTPERIRAVQDEHVAIVEAIRRRDAGAAAEAMRRHILNARQRMFEGV